From a single Dendropsophus ebraccatus isolate aDenEbr1 chromosome 8, aDenEbr1.pat, whole genome shotgun sequence genomic region:
- the TAPBPL gene encoding tapasin-related protein: MKTSGQLRMGLILILNCVLVWCAAVPQTRYTVDIVLPCDYALLDSGVGGLGFTRQKVTLVLKNVTVKGEEPAEPMPDYQPPENPDTTVFLATAVDLAPLSFAERLLHVECGDEGEKVEEVECEISPLYSQLFAAHIRLSELSIAIMAKAESPIETSDELANDKVVLPMSVELLVSSSPPSQKSSLSDEVTLNCEVWGGTEVNVDWHLQKDGTGHRLNLEDSRITIQKETEETKETSSLTIRKLNVHDEGTYICVVSSEKHRVQQILQLQIREPPKVTVSVSQNPKTTVTCRTDHYYPLDVDVTWLLNGSPLTHVSPFTSSHRRNQDGTYSVNSFLEVPAPEPGAPADTYTCSVSHVSVTDPIIMEVHVLPEQTDVSYTATFFTVLLAITILSILLFLWQQRDKRAKKKTI, encoded by the exons ATGAAGACCAGTGGACAACTACGAATGGGATTGATCCTGATTCTAAACT GTGTCTTGGTGTGGTGTGCTGCCGTGCCCCAGACACGATATACCGTAGACATTGTGCTCCCCTGTGACTATGCATTGCTGGACTCAGGTGTGGGGGGACTCGGGTTTACAAGACAAAAAGTGACTCTGGTCCTGAAGAACGTGACGGTCAAGGGAGAAGAGCCGGCGGAGCCAATGCCGGATTACCAACCTCCCGAGAACCCGGACACCACTGTCTTCCTGGCCACAG cagtCGACCTGGCCCCCCTCTCATTTGCTGAACGTTTGCTGCATGTGGAATGTGGTGATGAAGGAGAAAAAGTGGAAGAAGTGGAATGTGAGATCTCACCGCTCTATTCCCAGTTATTTGCCGCTCACATCCGACTTTCGGAGCTCAGCATTGCCATCATGGCCAAAGCAGAGTCACCCATCGAAACTTCAGATGAGCTGGCCAATGATAAGGTTGTGTTACCAATGTCAG TGGAGCTTCTTGTGTCATCCTCCCCACCATCACAGAAGAGCTCCCTGTCTGATGAAGTCACGTTAAATTGTGAAGTTTGGGGTGGCACAGAAGTGAATGTGGACTGGCATCTACAGAAGGATGGCACCGGACATAGATTAAACCTTGAGGACTCCCGGATCACTATACAAAAGGAGACGGAGGAGACTAAGGAAACCTCGTCTCTGACTATAAGAAAACTCAACGTCCATGATGAAGGAACCTACATATGTGTTGTGTCCTCGGAGAAGCACAGGGtacagcagattctccagctGCAGATCAGAG AGCCTCCTAAGGTTACAGTATCTGTGAGTCAGAATCCAAAGACCACCGTGACTTGCCGCACTGACCACTACTACCCATTAGACGTGGACGTGACCTGGTTGCTTAATGGGTCCCCGTTAACCCATGTCTCCCCATTCACCTCCAGTCATCGCAGAAATCAGGATGGGACCTACAGTGTAAACAGCTTTCTAGAAGTGCCAGCACCTGAGCCTGGAGCTCCCGCCGATACTTATACGTGCTCTGTGTCACATGTCTCAGTGACTGATCCAATAATAATGGAGGTCCATGTTCTTCCCGAAC